A single window of Gossypium hirsutum isolate 1008001.06 chromosome A10, Gossypium_hirsutum_v2.1, whole genome shotgun sequence DNA harbors:
- the LOC107897650 gene encoding uncharacterized protein translates to MGSEVLRPQDCLIERIRLPPTACPRRRYGNGSFNPSYYHNYNNNNGNGRSNRKPVQRKRIGSEQGISKKYSSADDLKTVRNNVMVEKVTIMRRGESLDSKIKIDNGGGGREGGLVVMGTDRLGPDPEMVPKQIKIVDAKSSVTVKSDVYAGSAFSVSPAPSSLPLPTFSKKKQVPVDDSATRDLRRLLRLDL, encoded by the coding sequence ATGGGGAGTGAAGTTTTACGACCTCAGGATTGTTTGATCGAACGGATTCGGTTACCTCCGACGGCGTGTCCTCGCCGGAGATACGGAAACGGTAGCTTTAATCCTAGTTATTATCATAACTACAACAATAACAATGGAAATGGTAGATCTAACAGGAAACCCGTTCAGAGGAAGCGGATCGGATCGGAGCAGGGGATTTCGAAGAAATACAGCTCCGCCGATGACTTGAAGACGGTGAGGAACAATGTTATGGTGGAGAAGGTTACGATTATGAGACGAGGTGAGTCGTTGGATTCGAAGATCAAGATCGACAATGGCGGTGGTGGAAGGGAAGGGGGTTTGGTTGTTATGGGTACGGATCGTTTGGGTCCGGATCCGGAAATGGTCCCTAAACAGATCAAAATCGTGGATGCTAAGTCTTCGGTGACCGTAAAATCCGACGTGTATGCCGGATCGGCTTTCTCCGTTTCTCCGGCACCGAGCTCACTTCCTTTACCAACTTTCTCGAAGAAGAAACAGGTTCCGGTCGATGATTCAGCTACAAGGGATCTCAGGCGTTTGCTACGGCTTGATCTCTGA